A section of the Phaseolus vulgaris cultivar G19833 chromosome 8, P. vulgaris v2.0, whole genome shotgun sequence genome encodes:
- the LOC137824345 gene encoding pectinesterase 31: protein MAAFVIRVSLDGTADFLTVQEAIDAVPLGNIRRTVIRVSPGIYPQPVYIPKTKNFITLAALSPEETVLTWNNTAAGINHHQPARMIGTGTFGCGSTIVEGEDFIAENITFENSAPQGSGQAVAIRVTADRCAFYNCRFLGWQDTLYLHYGKQYLKDCYIEGSVDFIFGNSTALLENCHIHCKSEGFITAQSRKSSQETTGYVFLRCVITGNGGNSYAYLGRPWGPFGRVVFAYTYMDQCIKHVGWDNWGKMENERSACFYEYRCFGPGCSPPKRVTWCRELLDEEALQFLTHPFIDPEPEKPWLAQKMALRIPYSA from the exons ATGGCAGCGTTCGTAATCAGGGTTTCACTGGACGGAACCGCTGATTTCCTAACGGTGCAGGAGGCGATCGACGCCGTGCCACTTGGCAACATTCGCCGGACGGTGATTCGGGTCTCGCCGGGAATCTACCCACAGCCGGTGTACATCCCCAAAACCAAGAATTTCATCACTCTCGCTGCTCTGTCCCCTGAGGAAACTGTGCTTACCTGGAACAACACTGCCGCCGGAATCAATCACCATCAA CCTGCGAGGATGATAGGGACTGGGACCTTCGGTTGTGGAAGTACCATTGTGGAAGGGGAGGACTTTATTGCTGAGAATATTACTTTTGAGAATTCTGCCCCTCAG GGTTCGGGGCAAGCAGTTGCAATTAGAGTAACAGCAGATCGATGTGCCTTCTACAATTGTAGGTTCCTTGGATGGCAG GACACATTGTACTTGCATTACGGTAAACAATATTTGAAAGATTGTTACATTGAAGGAAGTGTGGACTTCATCTTTGGTAATAGCACTGCACTTTTGGAGAATTGTCATATCCATTGCAAGTCTGAGGGCTTCATAACTGCACAGAGCAGAAAATCATCACAGGAAACAACTGGTTATGTATTCTTAAG ATGCGTTATCACAGGTAATGGAGGAAATTCTTATGCATATCTTGGGCGACCGTGGGGCCCTTTCGGAAGGGTGGTCTTTGCATACACTTACATGGATCAGTGTATAAAACATGTTGGCTGGGATAACTGggggaaaatggagaatgagagAAGTGCTTGCTTTTATGAATACAG GTGTTTTGGACCTGGTTGCTCTCCACCGAAGCGAGTAACATGGTGTAGAGAATTGTTGGATGAAGAAGCTTTGCAGTTCCTCACACATCCTTTCATCGATCCAGAACCAGAGAAACCTTGGCTTGCTCAAAAGATGGCCCTCAGAATTCCATACTCTGCATGA
- the LOC137824346 gene encoding vesicle transport v-SNARE 11-like isoform X3: MSNELEGYERKYCQLSAKLSKACIEAAATHGELKKQKVSEIKEGIEEAEALIRKMDLVARSFQSDFKAVLLAKVREYKADLNHIKGEVKKIVSGVLNPSARDELLESNMTNVMQASTDHRERLMTSTERLNRSSDGIKDSRRTMLETEDVGVMILQDLHSQRQSLLHAHHTSMEF, translated from the exons ATGAGTAACGAGTTGGAGGGGTATGAGCGTAAATACTGTCAGCTTTCAGCAAAACTATCAAAAGCATGCATTGAAGCTGCTGCTACTCATGGAG AGCTAAAGAAACAAAAAGTTTCAGAAATAAAGGAGGGAATTGAGGAGGCAGAAGCTTTG ATTCGAAAAATGGACCTTGTGGCAAGAAGTTTCCAGTCAGATTTTAAGGCTGTGCTTCTTGCTAAGGTGAGGGAGTACAAAGCAGATCTGAACCACATTAAAGGAGAAGTGAAGAAAATTGTATCTGGTGTGTTAAACCCTTCTGCACGGGATGAGTTGTTAGAATCGAACATGACAAATGTTATGCAG GCATCAACTGATCACAGAGAAAGATTAATGACATCAACAGAAAGGTTGAACAGGTCTAGTGACGGAATTAAGGACAGTAGAAGAACAATGTTGGAAACAGAAGATGTGGGCGTCATGATTCTTCAAGATCTGCATTCCCAGAGACAATCTCTGCTGCATGCACATCACACG AGTATGGAATTCTGA
- the LOC137826836 gene encoding pentatricopeptide repeat-containing protein At5g06540-like: MGSATVATTLAHMAQRCTCMPDLKILHAHAFRMHLHDHVVVLGKLFRFAAVSPMGDLRYAHHMFDIMPHRTTFFYNTLIRAHSHSASPSVSSLFFNVMRQNDIAPDQFSFTFLLKSRSRTTPLTHHNDIHGAVLKFGFCCHLHVQNGLIHLYAHRGMTLLARRVFEDVLHLGLEVDVVSWSGLLVAHVKAGELDVARRVFDEMPHRDVVTWTAMLSGYSRASRPRDALELFREMRHAGVWPDEVTMVSVISACATLGDVETGRMVHHFVNENGFGWMVALCNALIDMYGKCGCLDEAWYVFHGMTRRSLITWNSMITVCANHGNADDAFRLFEWMVCSGVVPDSVTLLALLVAFAHKGLVDDGIRLFERMERDYGIEPRIEHYGAVVDMLGRAGRLQEAYDLLTNISIPCNDVVWGALLGACRIHGDVDMGEKIIKKLLELKPDEGGYYILLRDIYVAAGRPVEANEMRQALLSSGARKNPGCSWVEG; this comes from the coding sequence ATGGGAAGCGCCACTGTTGCTACAACCCTTGCCCACATGGCCCAGAGGTGCACGTGCATGCCCGACCTCAAGATCCTCCACGCGCACGCGTTCCGCATGCACCTCCATGACCACGTGGTGGTCCTCGGCAAGCTCTTTCGCTTCGCTGCGGTGTCTCCGATGGGCGACTTGCGCTACGCTCACCACATGTTCGACATAATGCCCCACCGAACCACCTTCTTCTACAACACCCTCATACGCGCCCACTCCCATTCCGCCTCCCCTTCTGTCTCTTCCCTCTTCTTCAACGTCATGAGGCAAAACGACATCGCCCCGGATCAGTTCTCCTTCACCTTCTTGCTCAAGTCCCGCTCAAGAACCACCCCTTTGACCCACCACAACGACATACATGGCGCCGTTTTGAAGTTCGGGTTTTGCTGCCACTTGCACGTCCAGAACGGGCTGATACACTTGTATGCCCATAGGGGGATGACCCTTTTGGCAAGAAGGGTATTTGAGGATGTTTTGCACCTGGGTTTGGAGGTTGATGTTGTGTCCTGGTCAGGGTTGCTTGTGGCGCACGTAAAGGCTGGTGAGTTGGACGTTGCGAGGAGGGTGTTTGATGAAATGCCCCACAGGGATGTGGTCACGTGGACTGCCATGTTGTCGGGGTATTCTCGGGCGAGTCGACCCAGGGATGCTCTGGAGTTGTTCAGGGAGATGAGGCATGCCGGGGTGTGGCCAGACGAGGTAACCATGGTGAGCGTGATCTCAGCTTGTGCTACTTTGGGAGATGTAGAGACAGGGAGAATGGTTCACCATTTCGTGAACGAGAATGGGTTTGGGTGGATGGTTGCGCTTTGCAATGCGCTCATTGATATGTATGGGAAGTGTGGATGCTTGGATGAGGCGTGGTACGTGTTTCATGGGATGACGAGAAGGAGCTTGATCACATGGAACTCGATGATCACCGTATGTGCGAACCATGGGAATGCTGATGATGCTTTCAGGTTGTTTGAATGGATGGTTTGTTCCGGGGTTGTCCCTGATTCAGTGACACTTCTGGCGCTTCTGGTTGCCTTTGCTCATAAGGGGTTGGTGGATGATGGAATTAGATTGTTTGAGAGAATGGAAAGGGACTATGGAATTGAACCTAGGATCGAGCATTATGGAGCCGTGGTAGATATGTTGGGGCGTGCAGGGCGATTACAGGAGGCTTATGATCTACTTACAAATATTTCGATTCCATGCAATGACGTTGTTTGGGGAGCTCTGCTTGGAGCTTGCAGGATTCATGGTGATGTTGACATGGGGGAAAAGATTATAAAGAAGTTGTTGGAGTTGAAACCAGATGAAGGAGGATACTATATTCTCCTGCGTGATATCTATGTTGCAGCAGGCCGGCCTGTTGAAGCCAATGAGATGAGACAAGCCTTGTTATCTAGTGGAGCAAGGAAAAACCCTGGTTGTAGTTGGGTGGAAGGATGA
- the LOC137824502 gene encoding transcription factor MYB1-like, translating to MEGTLSGVRKGAWSQTEDDLLRECVQLYGEGKWHLVPGRAGLNRCRKSCRLRWLNYLKPNIKRGDFGEDEIDLMIRLHKLLGNRWSLIAGRLPGRTSNDVKNYWNTNMRRKVHSHNKDDKNKNNVKESETCWKPHQVIKPVPRALRKASPVQGKVMSSSKVGVSEGVSLGCENWWETLLDEKEENTAVDNMIWFPGAKDGAFEVWDEELGSIASDFLAEAQTLTDFLLSQPSTFVISVAFDSMGRDFNLS from the exons ATGGAAGGAACATTATCAGGTGTGAGGAAAGGAGCATGGAGTCAAACTGAAGATGACCTTCTGAGAGAGTGCGTTCAACTCTACGGGGAAGGAAAATGGCACCTTGTTCCTGGAAGAGCAG GGTTGAACAGATGCCGGAAGAGTTGCAGATTGAGATGGTTGAACTATTTGAAACCAAATATCAAGCGAGGAGATTTTGGTGAAGATGAAATTGATTTGATGATCAGATTGCATAAGCTTTTGGGAAACAG ATGGTCTCTCATTGCTGGAAGACTTCCGGGGAGAACTTCAAACGATGTGAAGAATTACTGGAACACCAACATGCGCCGCAAGGTACACTCTCACAACAAAGATGACAAGAACAAGAACAACGTAAAAGAATCCGAAACATGTTGGAAACCCCACCAAGTGATAAAGCCTGTGCCTCGAGCTTTGCGAAAAGCATCGCCCGTGCAGGGAAAAGTGATGAGTAGTTCGAAAGTTGGTGTTAGTGAAGGAGTTTCATTAGGGTGTGAGAATTGGTGGGAAACTCTGTTAGATGAGAAGGAAGAGAACACTGCAGTTGACAACATGATCTGGTTCCCTGGTGCCAAAGATGGAGCCTTTGAAGTTTGGGATGAAGAACTTGGTTCTATTGCTTCTGACTTTCTTGCAGAAGCTCAAACATTGACCGATTTTCTTCTTAGTCAACCTTCTACATTTGTCATCTCTGTTGCCTTTGATTCCATGGGAAGGGACTTCAACTTATCATAA
- the LOC137825754 gene encoding pentatricopeptide repeat-containing protein At2g26790, mitochondrial, with the protein MSMRLRAFNLFFKTIHKPNLTPFSHPFASTALAHSTPPSFSDATPSTPLSHPSTLHVLQTLHRLHHLPVLALSFLNHLHRTGFPHTLSTYAAITKILAFWNLPRKLDSLFHDLITLSKHHRLPFHPLQLFETLFQDMDHHNLYLLRAFDGFVKTCVGLNMFDEAIDFLFQTRRRGIVPDVLTCNFLFNRLVEHGEVDKALAIYEQLKRFGFRPNCYTYTIVIKALCKKGDLMQPVCVFEEMERVGITPNSYCYAAYIEGLCNNHRSDLGYEVLQAFRKGNAPLEVYAYVAVVRGFCNEMKLDEARGVFDDMERQGVVPDVFVYSALIHGYCKGHNLLKALDLHDEMISRGLKSNCVIVSYILRCLGKIGMPLEVVDQFKELKESGMFLDGVVYNIVFDALCKLGKVEDAIVMSEDMKSKGVALDVKHYTTLINGYCLQGDLVNGFRVFKEMSDKGFKPDIVTYNVLATGLSRNGHACEALKLLDYMESQGVKPNTTTHKLIIEGLCSAGKVLEARAHFNSLEDKSVEIYSAMVNGYCEANLVKKSYEIFLKLSNQGNLANDASCFKLLTKLCLTGDTEKAVMLLERMLLSNVKPSIKMFSKVLSALCQAGDMESALSLFNSFVLRGFTPDVIMYTIMINGYCRMNCLQVAYDLLQDMKRRGIKPDVITYTVLLDGNLKANLRRCVSPRGKGKRTSSVSSTLRDMEQMEINPDVVCYTVLIDGHMKTNDFQEAISLFDKMIDSGLEPNTVTYTALVSGLCNKGHVEKAVILLNEMSSKGMTPDVHIISALKRGIIKARRVKFHN; encoded by the coding sequence ATGTCCATGCGGCTTCGTGCTTTCAACCTTTTTTTCAAGACCATTCACAAACCCAACCTAACACCCTTTTCACACCCATTTGCATCCACTGCACTCGCCCACTCCACCCCGCCCTCTTTCTCCGACGCCACCCCTTCCACGCCCCTTTCACACCCGTCCACCCTCCACGTTCTCCAAACCCTCCACCGTCTCCACCACCTCCCCGTGCTCGCCCTCTCCTTTCTCAACCACCTCCACCGCACCGGCTTCCCGCACACTCTCTCAACCTATGCCGCCATCACCAAAATACTCGCTTTCTGGAACCTCCCCAGAAAACTAGACTCCCTCTTCCACGACCTCATTACGCTCTCAAAACACCACCGTCTTCCCTTTCACCCCCTTCAACTCTTCGAAACACTCTTCCAGGACATGGACCACCACAACCTTTACTTGCTCAGAGCTTTTGATGGCTTTGTCAAAACCTGTGTCGGCCTCAACATGTTTGATGAGGCCATTGATTTCCTGTTCCAAACTCGGCGCCGCGGAATTGTCCCGGATGTTCTCACTTGCAACTTCCTCTTCAACAGGTTGGTGGAACATGGCGAGGTGGATAAAGCACTGGCTATTTATGAGCAACTCAAGAGGTTTGGTTTCAGACCCAATTGTTATACTTATACAATTGTCATCAAGGCGTTGTGTAAAAAGGGTGACTTGATGCAACCTGTTTGTGTGTTTGAGGAAATGGAGAGAGTTGGGATTACCCCTAATTCGTATTGCTATGCTGCTTACATTGAAGGGCTTTGTAATAACCATAGGTCTGATTTGGGGTATGAGGTGCTGCAGGCATTTAGAAAGGGGAATGCCCCTTTGGAGGTTTATGCATACGTTGCGGTTGTTCGCGGATTTTGTAATGAGATGAAGTTGGATGAGGCTCGGGGTGTTTTTGATGACATGGAGAGGCAGGGGGTGGTTCCTGATGTGTTTGTTTATTCTGCGTTGATTCATGGGTATTGTAAGGGTCATAATCTTCTCAAGGCATTGGATTTGCACGATGAGATGATTTCGAGGGGTTTGAAGTCGAATTGTGTTATTGTTAGCTACATTCTGCGTTGTTTGGGGAAGATAGGCATGCCTTTGGAAGTGGTGGATCAGTTTAAGGAACTAAAGGAGTCCGGGATGTTTCTTGATGGGGTTGTTTACAACATTGTTTTTGATGCTTTGTGTAAGTTGGGGAAGGTGGAGGATGCGATAGTGATGTCGGAAGACATGAAGAGCAAGGGTGTGGCTTTAGATGTTAAGCACTATACAACGCTTATCAATGGATACTGCCTTCAGGGTGATCTCGTTAATGGGTTTAGGGTGTTTAAGGAAATGAGTGATAAGGGTTTCAAACCTGATATTGTAACATATAATGTACTGGCGACTGGGTTGTCTAGAAATGGTCATGCTTGTGAGGCATTAAAGCTTTTGGATTATATGGAGAGTCAAGGTGTGAAGCCAAACACTACTACACATAAGTTAATCATTGAAGGTTTGTGTTCAGCGGGAAAGGTTTTGGAAGCCCGGGCGCATTTTAACAGTCTGGAAGATAAGAGTGTTGAAATCTATTCTGCCATGGTTAATGGCTATTGTGAAGCGAACCTTGTAAAAAAATCCTACGAAATTTTCCTTAAGCTGTCGAACCAAGGAAATTTGGCTAACGATGCTTCCTGTTTTAAGCTACTTACTAAACTCTGTTTGACAGGTGACACTGAGAAAGCTGTTATGTTGCTGGAGAGAATGTTGTTGTCAAATGTCAAACCTAGcataaaaatgttttcaaaagttttgtcTGCACTGTGCCAGGCTGGGGATATGGAGAGTGCTCTCTCTTTGTTTAATAGTTTTGTACTTAGAGGATTCACTCCTGATGTTATAATGTACACAATTATGATAAATGGTTATTGTAGGATGAATTGCTTGCAAGTGGCTTATGACCTCTTGCAGGATATGAAAAGAAGAGGGATCAAACCTGATGTCATTACCTACACAGTTTTACTTGATGGGAACTTGAAAGCAAATTTAAGAAGGTGTGTCTCTCCTCGTGGGAAAGGAAAGAGAACATCGAGTGTTTCCTCCACCTTGAGAGATATGGAGCAAATGGAAATAAATCCGGATGTTGTTTGTTACACTGTGTTGATTGATGGACACATGAAGACAAATGACTTTCAAGAAGCAATAAGCCTATTTGATAAAATGATTGACAGTGGACTAGAACCAAATACTGTAACATACACTGCTCTGGTCTCTGGCTTATGCAATAAAGGGCACGTGGAAAAAGCCGTTATATTGCTTAATGAAATGTCTTCCAAGGGAATGACACCAGATGTTCATATCATCTCAGCTTTAAAACGTGGTATTATAAAAGCTAGAAGGGTGAAATTTCATAATTAG
- the LOC137824503 gene encoding transmembrane emp24 domain-containing protein p24delta7-like, with product MAIMSNLHHVLIVFLLAPALMCSIVDSMLFEVRSSHPKCISEDMKANVISAGNYHVVNHNNVGTVPDDHKISVRVRSPHGHGYHYGDNVLFGDFAFTAAESGDYTACFSVQAQTMDPVTIDFVWKTGVAAKDWNNVAKKGQIDEMELELRKLNEAVTSIHDEMFYLREREIEMQELTDETNTKMFNYSFISILVCLSVAGLQLWHLKTFFERKKLL from the exons ATGGCCATAATGTCCAATCTTCATCATGTTCTTATTGTTTTTCTTCTGGCCCCTGCATTGATGTGTAGCATTGTGGATTCAATGCTGTTCGAGGTGAGATCCTCTCATCCCAAGTGCATTTCCGAGGATATGAAGGCCAACGTCATCTCCGCCGGCAATTACCACGTCGTTAATCACAACAATGTCGGCACCGTTCCTGATGATCACAAGATCTCTGTTAGG GTGCGTTCGCCTCATGGACACGGTTATCACTATGGGGATAATGTGCTTTTTGGTGATTTTGCATTTACTGCAGCTGAGTCTGGTGATTACACCGCTTGTTTTTCGGTGCAAGCGCAGACCATGGATCCTGTTACCATTGATTTTGTTTGGAAAACTGGGGTTGCTGCCAAGGACTGGAACAATGTTGCCAAGAAAGGCCAGATTGAT GAAATGGAATTGGAGTTAAGGAAGTTGAATGAGGCCGTCACATCTATCCACGACGAGATGTTTTATCTTCGTGAAAG GGAGATAGAGATGCAAGAGCTTACCGACGAGACTAACACCAAGATGTTCAACTACAGTttcatttcaattttagttTGCTTGTCTGTGGCTGGTTTGCAACTGTGGCATTTGAAGACATTCTTTGAGAGGAAGAAGCTCCTCTAG
- the LOC137824346 gene encoding vesicle transport v-SNARE 11-like isoform X2 → MSNELEGYERKYCQLSAKLSKACIEAAATHGELKKQKVSEIKEGIEEAEALIRKMDLVARSFQSDFKAVLLAKVREYKADLNHIKGEVKKIVSGVLNPSARDELLESNMTNVMQASTDHRERLMTSTERLNRSSDGIKDSRRTMLETEDVGVMILQDLHSQRQSLLHAHHTVLYSHFNH, encoded by the exons ATGAGTAACGAGTTGGAGGGGTATGAGCGTAAATACTGTCAGCTTTCAGCAAAACTATCAAAAGCATGCATTGAAGCTGCTGCTACTCATGGAG AGCTAAAGAAACAAAAAGTTTCAGAAATAAAGGAGGGAATTGAGGAGGCAGAAGCTTTG ATTCGAAAAATGGACCTTGTGGCAAGAAGTTTCCAGTCAGATTTTAAGGCTGTGCTTCTTGCTAAGGTGAGGGAGTACAAAGCAGATCTGAACCACATTAAAGGAGAAGTGAAGAAAATTGTATCTGGTGTGTTAAACCCTTCTGCACGGGATGAGTTGTTAGAATCGAACATGACAAATGTTATGCAG GCATCAACTGATCACAGAGAAAGATTAATGACATCAACAGAAAGGTTGAACAGGTCTAGTGACGGAATTAAGGACAGTAGAAGAACAATGTTGGAAACAGAAGATGTGGGCGTCATGATTCTTCAAGATCTGCATTCCCAGAGACAATCTCTGCTGCATGCACATCACACG GTTTTATATTCGCACTTCAACCACTGA
- the LOC137824346 gene encoding vesicle transport v-SNARE 11-like isoform X1, with the protein MSNELEGYERKYCQLSAKLSKACIEAAATHGELKKQKVSEIKEGIEEAEALIRKMDLVARSFQSDFKAVLLAKVREYKADLNHIKGEVKKIVSGVLNPSARDELLESNMTNVMQASTDHRERLMTSTERLNRSSDGIKDSRRTMLETEDVGVMILQDLHSQRQSLLHAHHTLHGVDDNIGKSKKILSNISTRMNKNKCIISTVVVVLIVVITLILYFKLS; encoded by the exons ATGAGTAACGAGTTGGAGGGGTATGAGCGTAAATACTGTCAGCTTTCAGCAAAACTATCAAAAGCATGCATTGAAGCTGCTGCTACTCATGGAG AGCTAAAGAAACAAAAAGTTTCAGAAATAAAGGAGGGAATTGAGGAGGCAGAAGCTTTG ATTCGAAAAATGGACCTTGTGGCAAGAAGTTTCCAGTCAGATTTTAAGGCTGTGCTTCTTGCTAAGGTGAGGGAGTACAAAGCAGATCTGAACCACATTAAAGGAGAAGTGAAGAAAATTGTATCTGGTGTGTTAAACCCTTCTGCACGGGATGAGTTGTTAGAATCGAACATGACAAATGTTATGCAG GCATCAACTGATCACAGAGAAAGATTAATGACATCAACAGAAAGGTTGAACAGGTCTAGTGACGGAATTAAGGACAGTAGAAGAACAATGTTGGAAACAGAAGATGTGGGCGTCATGATTCTTCAAGATCTGCATTCCCAGAGACAATCTCTGCTGCATGCACATCACACG CTTCATGGAGTGGATGATAACATAGGCAAGAGCAAGAAAATTTTGTCTAACATATCAACAAGGATGAACAAGAACAAGTGTATTATCAGCACCGTTGTTGTGGTCCTGATAGTTGTTATCACCTTGATTCTGTACTTCAAGCTTTCTTAA